A genomic stretch from Plasmodium brasilianum strain Bolivian I chromosome 9, whole genome shotgun sequence includes:
- a CDS encoding serine/threonine protein kinase: MDFSNKKSVKTLNNNSYNNHNNINNNTISINNSTNNNNINNISNNNGINNIMNNNGKESDEHAEKLYKKNHIKNRKTDEIKIGSNLSSNNDVLQLPSVLHNQIRIIRTNDSCFKDYIVLSNLGKGTYAQVWKVKHKITNEIFAAKLLQPNQFPQESFNRIVEMFTKEIINLSICQCPGVIKLHKVIGGKEGWILIQDYANDGTLWKENLSSNMSEAFLYFIQLLQGMWFIQDMNIVHRDLKPTNILRYDNKRIVIADFGWSEHIDSCNLHPTEWPGTLEINPPEVLRNTGPMTEKIDNYALGMNMILFISGRFVCRQKGIECSKIAQTILKTVHNLRHSKPPSRFRENLKAWDLFVKLTSSNPSGRLSLQNVLDHPWVTEMLNNFSLQNSKFLWHEKVKSRWIYLLSNNWNFFKNISSISNGKINRINELDREGIAASKMSSSVNGVATYGIDNSESECGNGSGSGNGGIINNGIDNHGLGNHGIGNHSINNCGSGNQNKATVVTGVDYQKDKNSKYTHSCLKNDYEILYYMMKNNFKNRINCCSMKKNDPPISKSNDMKATQGRDSSGALKQNHINDDDRNNGRSNGRSDTGYNMCCSNNSNSVLPKFGIITSPNDGEAKKEIFIINDNFENVKDKCCRKKGEKIVMNKNDAIIINDEDDVINISRKYGRKKQNGNLLSGKKDETKNINFLDINKNKDFYTDLGENKDKNEESDWGKEQGGKNCVIMDRVEGVKDPVEVEVVEDDYNDDNDNDNDDNDDDDDNDDNDEDDDEEEDEDDDEDDNDEDDNDNDGNDENDEDDDDDSSNKEEHNNDQTLDNKNNHSIYVKDNKNVNSKKKNDDVKNIRDKYYSTRVTNNFVNYNEKKKKNVHLFKNIENINHLLKKELTIKTDRNKGINNTKELNTFTKKDLHASVNKVETEEYFRKCKNEIDNKMNKLFGTEKDQEQKKQTQLSLNNVEVNYLENIEDTFLNFSESRNLSMPKDLMRNSLIEKINWMDTTNKVGQMNEIGQNEKIGKISDIGKINQIGEVYKTNVHEKDPHTSSTVKQRKNLTRGKSEGYNEGKNIGQNEEKSVGQDGGKNKGKSEQYGEMHIEQPSDDEGEEENYIKIYTKNFNINEKLVQNKKSNKQKDSFSDEIHSLLENSKELKKKLKKNLNNLYEMSLSEMKGKTVGICNSGYCNHCGSGNSIGSSNNREIVNSSNCNVVEENQKHRYEELLIKQSGAIHNINLNMDKFPIYINNQKGKHSVSSLENSLDIKLKEKIENKINKKKGKLYFDNSLTYKKKTNPSCLSAYNEVDKTDIHHKLEANTSNDENTLLKTINKECTFLRGETKVAQGVGDGNNDDDNDDGNDDNSKLNTLANTDMYDDHLHRPNTNKNRESLDFVTIHPKTYINKNDKNDDLASCSNLQNFDDVYKYVLENGSKKNYCKNYINNTELYQDNTINDHINNRKEEIMKDKFMNKKKNYLLDQKDSVNLKTKITNKAFNHVGNIFLNYKMGILNNNEVKEYIRKNLKGEDRKIAKCSKNTKDRNNDIGQHVNKILINSRIGTKIHSNNINNNKSINYGNRGTTKYDICDYKFSVLTKKTSPSENYVVSDMEKEGVSNDHSEKINISYKKCINDEKSSNKDNNNNDNCSNNSNGFCSISRNGKCNGKCNDKCNGKCNGKCNGKCNDKCNGKCNDKCNDKCNGKCIGKCNGKCNGKCISNSNSNSNSNSNSNSNSNSNSNSNSNSNSNSNYNGSGKKNESIRDACKSENSKKFIDLLNTYEKNRDSLRDRPLYYHLNNSNNTHSDTNDVIINNFMNNTRGGNSGTNDIGSGNSGISIGNKGFSKGNNRITSGSVHSNGTDISNLKYFDKMDRDKANYNAKQNVFINKKKCLTNESYVGSSLRLSELYNDNREKVVTSSYVATCDTSNEENINNVSSTVGSRHNSSSNNSSKNDKCSYTNRSNNENSFTNSRCRSYGKDENTKFIKCVKSFNDLNNERKKNTIEKNIINLTNPFLKLKEKFENKNGILENCTSKEKLLKSKKLLRCMNSDEDSMNVHLVNNQRNQDVFLHLNRAEQKLFNEEKNEYAVSTHTCLEKNSNCCTNTNDSDDRNSTGNTDLSGNTNNNSSSNSYNKANVIHIMNNNINNYAKLLIPLDGNVKENFIKTSSSTTYDYSDFDLHYYSSNKDNIVDSFNTEYRLTSRDKSTLQRHRKQEKTRYIQTSAKFQLTN; the protein is encoded by the coding sequence GTTACAATAATCACAATAATATCAACAACAATACTAttagtataaataatagtaccaataacaataatattaataatattagtaacAACAATGGTATTAACAACATCATGAATAACAATGGTAAAGAAAGCGACGAACATGCGGAAAAactttacaaaaaaaatcacataaaaaataggaaaaccGATGAAATAAAGATAGGCTCTAACTTGTCGAGCAACAATGACGTTTTGCAGTTACCAAGTGTGTTACATAATCAgataagaataataagaaCAAATGATAGTTGTTTTAAAGATTATATAGTGTTAAGTAATTTAGGGAAAGGGACATATGCACAGGTATGGAAAGTAAAgcataaaataacaaatgaaaTTTTCGCAGCTAAATTATTACAACCAAATCAATTCCCACAAGAATCATTTAATAGAATAGTAGAAATGTTTACAAAAGAGATAATTAACTTATCCATATGCCAATGTCCAGgtgtaataaaattacataaagtGATAGGAGGAAAAGAGGGATGGATACTTATACAAGATTATGCGAATGATGGTACATTATGGAAAGAAAATTTGTCCAGTAATATGAGTGAagcctttttatattttatacaactACTACAAGGAATGTGGTTTATTCAAGATATGAATATAGTTCATAGAGACTTGAAAccaacaaatattttaagatatgataataaaagaattgtTATAGCAGATTTTGGATGGTCTGAACATATTGATTCTTGTAATTTACATCCAACAGAATGGCCAGGAACTTTAGAAATTAATCCTCCTGAAGTGTTAAGAAATACAGGTCCTATGActgaaaaaattgataattaTGCTCTTGGTATGAAtatgattttatttatatctggTAGATTTGTATGTAGACAAAAAGGTATAGAATGTTCGAAAATTGCACaaactattttaaaaacagtGCATAATTTAAGACATTCTAAACCTCCTAGTAGATTTAGAGAAAACTTAAAAGCATGggatttatttgttaaattaaCTTCATCAAATCCTAGTGGACGATTAAGTTTACAGAATGTGTTGGACCATCCTTGGGTCACTGaaatgttaaataattttagtttGCAAAATTCGAAATTTTTATGGCATGAAAAGGTAAAAAGTAGGTGGATTTACTTGCTATCAAATAATtggaatttttttaaaaatatctcTTCTATTTCTAATGGTAAAATTAACAGAATTAATGAGCTCGATAGGGAGGGCATTGCTGCATCTAAAATGAGTAGTAGCGTTAATGGAGTAGCTACCTATGGTATAGATAACAGTGAAAGTGAATGTGGGAATGGAAGTGGAAGTGGTAACGGTGGAATTATTAACAATGGGATAGACAATCATGGGCTAGGAAATCATGGGATAGGAAATCACAGCATAAATAACTGCGGAAGTGGTAACCAAAACAAAGCAACTGTAGTTACAGGTGTAGATTATCAAAAGGACAAAAACAGCAAATATACGCATTCTTGTCTAAAAAACGACTATGaaattctttattatatgatgaagaacaattttaaaaatagaattaacTGCTGCTCCATGAAAAAAAACGATCCGCCTATTAGCAAAAGTAATGACATGAAAGCTACTCAGGGTAGAGATAGCAGTGGTGCACTAAAACAAAACCATATCAATGATGACGATCGTAATAATGGCCGAAGTAATGGTCGCAGTGATACAGGCTATAATATGTGTTGTAGTAATAATTCCAATAGCGTGCTTCCCAAGTTTGGAATTATCACTAGCCCGAACGACGGAGaagcaaaaaaggaaatttttattattaatgataattttgaaaatgttAAGGATAAATGCTGTAGAAAGAAGGGAGAAAAAATCGTTATGAATAAAAACGAcgctattattataaatgatGAGGATgatgttattaatataagtAGAAAATATGGGCGTAAAAAGCAAAACGGAAACTTGCTAAGCGGTAAAAAGGacgaaacaaaaaatattaactttttagatattaacaaaaataaagattttTATACTGATCTAGGGGAAAATAAGGACAAAAATGAGGAGTCTGATTGGGGTAAGGAACAAGGGGGTAAAAATTGTGTTATTATGGATAGGGTGGAGGGGGTGAAAGATCCGGTAGAGGTGGAAGTTGTAGAAGATGACTATAACgatgataatgataacgACAATGACGACAATGACGACGATgatgataatgatgataatgatgAGGATGAcgatgaagaagaagatgaaGATGATGACGAAGATGATAATGACGAAGACGATAACGACAATGATGGTAATGACGAGAATGATGAGGACGACGATGATGACAGTAGTAACAAAGAAGAGCATAACAACGATCAGACCTTAGATAACAAGAATAATCATAGTATTTACGTAAAAGATAACAAAAATGTTaacagcaaaaaaaaaaatgacgaCGTTAAGAATATTCGAGATAAATATTACAGTACTCGTGTGACAAACAATTTTGTGAAttataacgaaaaaaaaaaaaaaaatgtacatctttttaaaaatattgaaaatattaaccATTTATTGAAGAAAGAATTAACAATTAAAACTGATAGAAACAAAGGTATTAACAACACTAAAGAGCTAAAtacttttacaaaaaaagacTTACATGCTTCAGTTAATAAGGTAGAAACAGAGGAATACTTtcgaaaatgtaaaaatgaaattgaTAATAAGATGAACAAGTTATTTGGAACAGAAAAAGATCAAGAACAAAAGAAACAAACGCAGTTGTCACTGAATAACGTGGAGGTGAATTACTTAGAAAACATTGAAGATACCTTTCTTAATTTTAGTGAGTCCAGAAATTTAAGTATGCCCAAGGATCTAATGAGGAACAGCCTAatagagaaaataaattggATGGACACAACAAACAAAGTTGGACAAATGAACGAAATTggtcaaaatgaaaaaattggaaaaattaGTGATATTGGCAAAATTAACCAAATAGGTGAAGTATACAAAACGAACGTTCACGAGAAAGATCCTCACACGAGTAGTACAGTGAAGCAAAGAAAGAACTTAACCAGAGGGAAAAGTGAAGGGTATAATGAAGGGAAGAATATAGGACAGAATGAAGAGAAGAGTGTAGGGCAGGATGGAGGGAAAAATAAGGGGAAAAGTGAACAGTATGGAGAAATGCACATTGAACAACCGAGTGACGATGAAGGTGAGgaggaaaattatattaaaatatataccaaGAACTTTAACATTAACGAAAAGTTagttcaaaataaaaagtccAATAAGCAGAAGGACTCCTTTTCAGACGAAATACATTCGTTATTAGAAAATTCGAaagagttaaaaaaaaagttaaagaagaatttaaataatttgtatGAAATGAGTTTAAGTGAGATGAAAGGAAAGACCGTTGGTATTTGTAATAGTGGATATTGTAACCACTGTGGAAGTGGCAACAGCATTGGAAGCAGTAACAACAGAGAAATCGTTAACAGTAGCAACTGTAATGTAGTGGAGGAGAATCAGAAACACAGATATGAAGAACTTCTCATCAAGCAAAGTGGTGCCATTCATAATATCAACTTAAATATGGATAAATTTccaatatacataaacaatCAAAAAGGAAAGCATTCTGTTAGTAGTTTGGAAAATTCTTTggacataaaattaaaggaaaaaattgagaacaaaataaataaaaagaaaggaaaactatattttgataactcacttacatataaaaaaaagactaACCCTTCCTGTTTATCTGCATATAATGAAGTTGATAAAACCGATATCCATCACAAATTAGAAGCCAATACCagtaatgatgaaaatactTTGTTAAAAactataaataaagaatgtACTTTTTTACGAGGTGAAACGAAAGTTGCACAAGGGGTAGGGGATGGCAAcaatgatgatgataatgatgatggtaatgatgataatagcAAGTTGAACACCTTGGCAAACACAGATATGTATGATGACCATCTTCATAGAcctaatacaaataaaaacagAGAATCTTTGGATTTTGTCACCATTCATCCGAAGACTTATATCAACAAAAATGATAAGAATGATGATCTAGCTAGCTGTTCTAACCTCCAAAATTTTGATGATgtttacaaatatgtattagAAAATGgatctaaaaaaaattactgcAAAAATTACATCAATAATACAGAGCTCTATCAAGataatacaataaatgaccatattaataatagaaaagaggaaataatgaaagataaatttatgaataaaaagaaaaattatttacttgACCAGAAAGATAGTGTAAACCTGAAAAcgaaaataacaaataaagcGTTTAATCATGTTGgaaatattttccttaattataaaatgggTATACTTAACAATAATGAGGTAAAAGAGTATATAAGGAAGAATCTAAAAGGTGAGGATAGGAAGATTGCCAAATGTAGTAAGAATACTAAAGATAGAAACAATGATATAGGCCAACATgtcaataaaattttaataaatagtaGAATCGGAACAAAAATACATTCAAATAACATTAACAATAACAAGAGTATTAATTACGGAAATAGAGGAACTACGAAATATGATATCTGtgattataaattttcagtATTGACCAAAAAAACATCTCCGAGTGAAAATTATGTCGTCAGTGATATGGAAAAAGAGGGTGTTAGTAATGACCATtcggaaaaaataaatatctcGTACAAGAAGTGCATTAATGATGAAAAGAGCAGCAATAAggataataacaataatgataattgCAGTAATAACAGCAATGGTTTCTGTAGTATTAGCAGAAATGGTAAATGCAATGGCAAATGCAATGACAAATGCAATGGTAAATGCAATGGCAAATGCAATGGCAAATGCAATGACAAATGCAATGGCAAATGCAATGACAAATGCAATGACAAATGCAATGGTAAATGCATTGGCAAATGCAATGGTAAATGCAATGGTAAATGCATTAGTAACAGCAACAGCAACAGTAACAGCAACAGCAACAGCAACAGTAACAGCAACAGTAACAGCAACAGCAACAGCAACAGTAACAGCAACAGCAACTATAATGGCAGTGGTAAGAAGAATGAGAGCATCCGGGATGCGTGCAAGAgtgaaaattcaaaaaagtTTATAGATCTGTTAAATACATATGAAAAGAATAGAGACTCGTTAAGAGATCGCCCCTTATACTACCATCtgaataatagtaataacaccCATTCGGACACAAACgatgttattattaacaacTTTATGAACAACACAAGGGGGGGTAATAGTGGTACTAACGATATTGGCAGTGGAAATAGTGGAATCAGTATTGGAAATAAAGGATTCAGTAAAGGTAATAACAGAATCACTAGCGGTAGTGTTCATAGTAATGGTACAGACATTTCAAACTTAAAATACTTCGACAAAATGGACCGTGACAAAGCAAACTACAACGCAAaacaaaatgtatttattaataaaaaaaaatgtttaaccAATGAATCATATGTAGGAAGTTCATTAAGATTAAGTGAATTATACAATGACAATAGGGAAAAGGTTGTCACCTCGTCCTATGTTGCTACTTGTGATACCAGCAATGAGGAAAACATCAACAATGTAAGCAGTACGGTTGGAAGCAGACATAACAGtagcagtaataatagtagtaaaaaTGACAAATGTAGTTATACCAATCGcagtaataatgaaaatagcTTCACTAACAGTAGATGTAGGAGCTATGGAAAGGATGAAAATacgaaatttataaaatgcgTAAAGTCGTTTAACGATTTAAACaatgaaaggaaaaaaaatacaatagaaaaaaatataataaatctCACAAATCCTTTTCTAAAGTTGAAAGAAAAATTCGAGAATAAAAATGGCATACTTGAAAACTGTACTTCCAAagagaaattattaaaaagtaaaaagctGTTAAGGTGTATGAACAGTGATGAAGATTCAATGAATGTACATCTGGTAAATAATCAAAGGAACCAAGATGTCTTTTTGCATCTCAATAGAGCGGAGCAAAAACTATTTaatgaagagaaaaatgaaTACGCTGTAAGTACCCACACGTGTTTAGAAAAGAACAGTAATTGCTGCACTAATACGAATGATAGCGACGATAGGAACAGTACTGGTAATACTGATTTAAGTGGTAACACAAACAATAACAGTAGTAGTAACAGTTATAATAAGGCAAATGTCATTCAcattatgaataataatattaataattacgCAAAATTGTTAATTCCATTAGATGGGAATGTtaaggaaaattttataaaaacgtCTAGTTCTACTACGTATGATTATAGCGATTTTGATCTACACTATTACTCCTCTAATAAGGATAACATTGTCGACTCTTTTAATACAGAATATAGATTAACTTCACGAGATAAAAGTACATTACAAAGGCATcgaaaacaagaaaaaactAGGTATATCCAGACTAGTGCTAAATTTCAGTTAACGAattag